TGTGAAGAAGCAGTTTTCTCTTTCTCTCTGGATCGTGATTGTTGTATGTAGCTTCTTTATAGGGCTCAATCTTGCAGCCTATGAGAAAACATTCATTATTGTAAATCCTTGCATAAGCTGCGTTTAGATCGGCGCTTCCCTTTCTGAGCGATTTCACTTCACTGCCTTTTAATTCCAGGCCTGCCTCGATTTTATCAAGAATCTCGTAATCGTGAAATGCTTTTTTGTTTTTTATCCTGGGCCAGCGTGATTTCTTTTCTTCTTTTGCCATCTATCTTAATTTACTTTCTAACCGGCTTTTTGCAA
This window of the Sedimentisphaera salicampi genome carries:
- the smpB gene encoding SsrA-binding protein SmpB; amino-acid sequence: MAKEEKKSRWPRIKNKKAFHDYEILDKIEAGLELKGSEVKSLRKGSADLNAAYARIYNNECFLIGCKIEPYKEATYNNHDPERKRKLLLHKAQIKRLHTKLEQKGYSLIPLAIYFNDRGTAKLELALARGKKKYDKRAAIKEKDLKRDMQRYAKY